The following proteins come from a genomic window of Daphnia carinata strain CSIRO-1 chromosome 6, CSIRO_AGI_Dcar_HiC_V3, whole genome shotgun sequence:
- the LOC130690505 gene encoding transmembrane protein 94-like isoform X3, whose amino-acid sequence MDIRGLSTCDALQKLLEEMHDVIHNDKSQDARHSNSLSNNVYSCLTKAALQIREPLCTFNWISLAVLSAEVVAMIVAHEIHEYQKSQVLLWEAILLLLLTVFNFLFACWDTQLRKTEMRTRTEWLRNFVNEWKHKCEWIPENYPHIHSPQSPSITLQATIRDGNIVNLPWALLVKGDVIVLRPGQPAPGRCRNIAGKNEPNFTLEADEIYTPLTNSDKAGPFNTPLLRRPLPCTYCILEETPYVQSIRIALKESLNRPTGVLYKEKFLCFAVCLEQFIAPIFLVLLLVFNAGRYFYFSEYLSSGHWTDMFLIQPCLVVLPLLPLVLPVAWLIINVYGVALILALFYTARHFKISNDPFEDAEVTAPTHPSFWVKCKEMKPYFLDTLVGRGKSPFRTGNIFQTLSSVTALCCVDKKGILSWPNPTAEKVFFLRNGSWGHQQTDFGKEGTTLKPTSTVAGAILKKDKDSNKRTRKRSNKRACAEHARNGYETRAEVLDLSHDCTTPFRLQFDDPSWQQYMGSLKPLGLAILLNTCNPSTQERYAQFCSHLSCLSKFHEDFVPVTNRRCLCELAKQIGFQSTARNVFSLKDQLFIFRHQADPSSRKDRLARSLSLPKLKFPFPNMVGVCVQESHTGRFQLLTQGTGEILLDACVDYWNGVDLCPLTLADRKRILDFYNRSSLTAYCTAFSYRPVDTRYQETTVCGGPESLFQTSGVYLELPTDSSHLYHPQRSPTPEGPVSLSRIQSDSNLYCGTATGGYFSRSNDSSMDESPNEPSPNSPEGVFQLQCNQTFVGMVTMQYQARTDMVQLIEQLDKASVRFVHFSKENELRSRVFSEKMGLESGWNCHISLLSEHDVESKEDGEELTNRRTNKSSMSLLNREEYTALNAATRNVHCLSISAPSAINVEMTQVKFEDEIFLHSLTDDDSRSDNSDTDLLKDEDRDRLFHSQKSPVSVKTPSPQCHHLVNCSNDGSSPSLDRCRSASRSSSSSSSSSSTCSSSSSSSSLLNVTGGRMPLGGGSCWDLNLSRSQSHVTESTEQSAPVAFDLTNRAKLPRGIEEIRPHIENVDNVPLLVSLFTESTPTATREMIKIMQEYGEVVCIVGSSASAYNCALFMQADASLAVEPLYPQVCQQVPVVSPVSQTNVLSPAELSRRLNSLPCALSFHRDELSSLLHLVLESRHVGFCLRNVLQLWAASIASLSTVQLIAALFFLPPIFTTGQVLWLSCIIIPLLSISLMGAPTDPDVMNIATGKNSRKIDKGTFKFVLWSYGLKFLPSMIILLIFYGASLLSLCSYVNSDCQMVSKCLWVYPSQNGTVLKGLWSGWGEPAHEHLLYTVQHTTALAFVIFLVFISLSFVHRQYHFWQVNPFSNRLWIACCGVVSILQIIFFSMGIWSIDAHSLKDGPCNSSSPVSGFPLPAWLLLSWPTLLIPFNELVKHYEIKVNVRLQKRARLEFGTKLGMNSPF is encoded by the exons ATGGATATCAGAGGGCTAAGCACATGTGATGCCCTTCAAAAATTGTTGGAGGAAATGCATGATGTTATTCACAACGACAAATCACAGGATGCCAGGCATAGCAA TTCTTTAAGCAACAATGTATACTCTTGTTTAACAAAAGCAGCACTTCAAATCAGAGAGCCGCTTTGCACATTCAACTGGATATCATTAGCTGTCTTAAGTGCAGAAGTGGTTGCTATGATTGTGGCACATGAAATTCATGAATATCAAAA ATCACAGGTGTTGTTGTGGGAAGCAATATTATTATTGCTTTTGACTGTATTCAATTTCCTGTTTGCTTGCTGGGATACACAGTTGCGCAAAACTGAGATGCGCACCCGAACCGAATGGCTCCGCAACTTTGTGAATGAATGGAAACATAAATGCGAATGGATCCCAGAAAATTACCCGCACATCCACAGTCCGCAGTCGCCTAGTATAACGCTACAGGCAACCATTAGAGATGGTAACATTGTCAACCTTCCTTGGGCGCTCCTAGTAAAAGGAGACGTCATAGTTCTTCGTCCCGGACAGCCTGCCCCAGGACGCTGTAGAAAT ATTGCAGGCAAAAACGAGCCTAACTTCACATTGGAAGCAGACGAAATTTATACGCCTCTTACAAACTCTGACAAAGCAGGACCGTTTAACACACCGCTCTTGCGTCGACCCCTACCGTGCACCTATTGCATTCTTGAAGAAACTCCGTATGTTCAATCAATACGAATAGCCCTAAAGGAATCTTTAAATCGGCCAACTGGAGTACTTTAcaaggaaaaatttttatgtttcgCCGTTTGTCTAGAGCAATTCATTGCTCCAATTTTTCTg GTTCTTTTACTAGTCTTCAACGCGGGACGCTACTTTTATTTCTCAGAATACCTTAGTAGCGGTCATTGGACGGATATGTTCCTCATTCAGCCCTGCTTGGTTGTGCTTCCTCTCCTTCCACTTGTTCTACCCGTCGCATGGCTCATAATCAATGTCTATGGGGTCGCCCTTATCCTCGCTCTCTTCTATACAGCACGGCATTTCAAA ATAAGCAATGATCCGTTCGAGGATGCAGAGGTCACTGCTCCAACCCATCCTTCCTTCTGGGTCAAGTGTAAAGAGATGAAACCTTATTTTCTAGATACTTTGGTAGGAAGAGGCAAGTCGCCCTTCCGTACTGGAAATATCTTCCAGACGCTATCATCTGTGACA GCGCTGTGTTGTGTGGACAAGAAAGGGATTCTGTCGTGGCCTAACCCGACGGCAGAAAAAGTCTTCTTTTTGCGAAATGGATCTTGGGGACACCAACAGACTGATTTCGGTAAAGAGGGCACCACGCTCAAGCCTACCTCCACAGTCGCTGGTGCTATTTTGAAGAAAGATAAAGACAGCAACAAAAGGACTCGGAAGCGTTCGAATAAGAGGGCCTGTGCAgaac ATGCGCGGAACGGCTATGAGACGAGAGCTGAAGTTCTCGATTTGAGTCACGACTGCACCACTCCTTTCCGACTCCAGTTTGATGATCCTTCCTGGCAACAGTATATGGGCTCTTTGAAGCCTCTCGGTTTGGCCATCCTTCTCAACACTTGCAATCCTTCAACGCAAGAGAGATACGCCCAATTTTGTTCCCACCTTTCTTGTCTCAGCAAATTTCACGAAGACTTTGTTCCGGTTACTAATCGACG TTGTTTGTGCGAGCTAGCCAAACAAATCGGTTTCCAGAGTACTGCCCGCAACGTTTTTTCATTGAAAGATCAACTTTTTATCTTTCGACAT CAAGCGGATCCATCAAGCCGTAAAGACAGGCTGGCCCGCAGCTTGTCGCTTCCGAAACTAAAGTTTCCTTTCCCCAATATGGTCGGTGTTTGTGTTCAAGAATCGCACACAGGTCGCTTTCAACTACTTACGCAAGGAACAGGTGAAATTCTGTTGGATGCCTGCGTTGACTATTGGAATGGCGTGGACCTCTGCCCATTGACACTAGCCGACAG GAAAAGAATCCTTGATTTCTACAATCGCAGCAGCTTAACGGCTTATTGCACAGCCTTCTCCTATCGTCCAGTGGACACTCGCTATCAGGAAACAACTGTCTGTGGAGGACCCGAGTCGCTGTTTCAAACTTCCGGAGTCTACTTGGAATTGCCTACAGACAGCTCCCATCTTTACCATCCACAGCGTAGTCCAACGCCAGAAGGCCCTGTATCGCTTTCTCGTATTCAATCGGACAGTAATCTTTATTGCGGAACAGCGACAGGTGGCTACTTTTCAAGATCCAACGATTCGTCGATGGATGAATCGCCAAACGAGCCGAGCCCGAATTCTCCGGAAGGGGTTTTCCAACTACAGTGCAACCAAACTTTTGTTGGAATGGTCACAATGCAGTACCAAGCCAGGACTGATATG GTACAATTGATTGAACAACTAGACAAGGCGTCAGTGAGGTTTGTGCATTTCAGCAAGGAAAACGAACTGCGATCCCGAGTCTTTTCAGAGAAAATGGGATTGGAAAGTGGATGGAACTGCCACATTAGTTTGCTCAGCGAACACGATGTTGAATCGAAAGAAGATGGGGAAGAATTAACTAACCGACGTACTAACAAATCGTCAATGAGCTTGCTGAATAGAGAAGAGTACACCGCATTGAATGCTGCGACAAGGAACGTACATTGTCTAAGCATCTCCGCTCCCAGTGCAATCAACGTCGAGATGACCCAAGTCAAATTCgaagatgaaatttttcttcaCAGTCTGACGGACGATGATTCACGCTCCGATAATTCAGATACTGATTTACTCAAGGATGAAGATAGAGATag ATTGTTTCATTCTCAGAAAAGCCCAGTGTCTGTCAAAACGCCCTCGCCGCAATGTCATCATTTAGTCAATTGTTCTAATGACGGCAGTAGTCCGTCATTAGACCGCTGTCGCAGCGCGAGccgtagcagcagcagcagtagtagCAGTAGTAGTACTTGCAGTAGTagttccagcagcagcagtttaCTTAACGTCACCGGAGGTAGGATGCCATTAG GCGGTGGAAGTTGCTGGGACTTGAATTTATCTCGCTCGCAAAGTCACGTGACAGAGAGTACGGAGCAAAGCGCCCCTGTTGCCTTCGACTTAACTAACAGA GCTAAACTGCCTAGAGGTATTGAAGAAATTCGACCACACATCGAAAATGTTGACAATGTTCCCCTTCTGGTTTCCTTGTTCACAGAGTCTACTCCTACCGCTACGCGAGAAATG atCAAGATTATGCAAGAGTACGGAGAAGTTGTTTGCATCGTTGGTTCATCGGCGTCTGCCTACAACTGCGCCCTTTTCATGCAAGCTGATGCTAG TTTGGCGGTTGAACCACTCTACCCGCAGGTTTGCCAGCAAGTGCCAGTTGTCTCTCCCGTAAGCCAAACTAATGTCCTGTCTCCAGCGGAGCTTAGTCGCCGCCTAAATTCGCTTCCGTGTGCCCTATCCTTCCATCGTGATGAGCTGTCTTCATTGCTCCATCTCGTACTAGAGTCTCGTCACGTTGGCTTTTGTTTACGTAACGTCCTCCAGTTATGGGCCGCTTCCATTGCTTCCCTTTCTACCGTCCAGCTGATAGCAGCATTGTTCTTCCTTCCACCCATTTTCACAACTGGCCAAGTCCTTTGGCTTTCCTGCATCATCATTCCTCTTCTGTCCATCAGTCTAATGGGTGCTCCTACTGATCCTGACGTCATGAACATAGCCACCGGAAAGAATTCACGCAAGATTGACAAAGGG ACTTTCAAGTTTGTTCTGTGGAGCTATGGACTCAAATTTCTACCGTCAATGATCATTCTTCTTATCTTCTATGGCGCATCGTTGCTATCCCTCTGCTCTTACGTCAACTCGGATTGCCAAATGGTTTCCAAGTGTCTGTGGGTGTACCCGTCGCAAAATGGAACCGTTCTCAAAGGGCTTTGGTCGGGGTGGGGAGAACCGGCGCACGAGCACCTTTTGTACACTGTACAACACACCACCGCTTTAGCCTTTGTCATTTTTCTTG TTTTTATATCGTTGTCATTCGTTCATCGCCAGTATCATTTTTGGCAAGTCAATCCCTTCAGCAACCGATTGTGGATCGCTTGCTGTGGTGTTGT GAGTATTCTGCAAATAATCTTCTTTTCAATGGGCATCTGGTCGATTGATGCCCATTCTTTAAAGGACGGCCCATGCAATTCGTCAAGCCCAGTATCCGGTTTTCCGCTACCAGCATGGCTTCTCTTATCATGGCCCACCCTATTGATACCGTTCAACGAATTGgtcaaacattatgaaattaA GGTCAATGTCCGCCTTCAAAAGAGAGCTCGCCTAGAATTTGGAACAAAACTGGGAATGAATTCGCCATTTTGA
- the LOC130690505 gene encoding transmembrane protein 94-like isoform X4, producing the protein MDIRGLSTCDALQKLLEEMHDVIHNDKSQDARHSKSQVLLWEAILLLLLTVFNFLFACWDTQLRKTEMRTRTEWLRNFVNEWKHKCEWIPENYPHIHSPQSPSITLQATIRDGNIVNLPWALLVKGDVIVLRPGQPAPGRCRNIAGKNEPNFTLEADEIYTPLTNSDKAGPFNTPLLRRPLPCTYCILEETPYVQSIRIALKESLNRPTGVLYKEKFLCFAVCLEQFIAPIFLVLLLVFNAGRYFYFSEYLSSGHWTDMFLIQPCLVVLPLLPLVLPVAWLIINVYGVALILALFYTARHFKISNDPFEDAEVTAPTHPSFWVKCKEMKPYFLDTLVGRGKSPFRTGNIFQTLSSVTALCCVDKKGILSWPNPTAEKVFFLRNGSWGHQQTDFGKEGTTLKPTSTVAGAILKKDKDSNKRTRKRSNKRACAEHARNGYETRAEVLDLSHDCTTPFRLQFDDPSWQQYMGSLKPLGLAILLNTCNPSTQERYAQFCSHLSCLSKFHEDFVPVTNRREWDEGRGHLSMFDCSRSSIATNNLLLTHGCLCELAKQIGFQSTARNVFSLKDQLFIFRHQADPSSRKDRLARSLSLPKLKFPFPNMVGVCVQESHTGRFQLLTQGTGEILLDACVDYWNGVDLCPLTLADRKRILDFYNRSSLTAYCTAFSYRPVDTRYQETTVCGGPESLFQTSGVYLELPTDSSHLYHPQRSPTPEGPVSLSRIQSDSNLYCGTATGGYFSRSNDSSMDESPNEPSPNSPEGVFQLQCNQTFVGMVTMQYQARTDMVQLIEQLDKASVRFVHFSKENELRSRVFSEKMGLESGWNCHISLLSEHDVESKEDGEELTNRRTNKSSMSLLNREEYTALNAATRNVHCLSISAPSAINVEMTQVKFEDEIFLHSLTDDDSRSDNSDTDLLKDEDRDRLFHSQKSPVSVKTPSPQCHHLVNCSNDGSSPSLDRCRSASRSSSSSSSSSSTCSSSSSSSSLLNVTGGRMPLGGGSCWDLNLSRSQSHVTESTEQSAPVAFDLTNRAKLPRGIEEIRPHIENVDNVPLLVSLFTESTPTATREMIKIMQEYGEVVCIVGSSASAYNCALFMQADASLAVEPLYPQVCQQVPVVSPVSQTNVLSPAELSRRLNSLPCALSFHRDELSSLLHLVLESRHVGFCLRNVLQLWAASIASLSTVQLIAALFFLPPIFTTGQVLWLSCIIIPLLSISLMGAPTDPDVMNIATGKNSRKIDKGTFKFVLWSYGLKFLPSMIILLIFYGASLLSLCSYVNSDCQMVSKCLWVYPSQNGTVLKGLWSGWGEPAHEHLLYTVQHTTALAFVIFLVFISLSFVHRQYHFWQVNPFSNRLWIACCGVVSILQIIFFSMGIWSIDAHSLKDGPCNSSSPVSGFPLPAWLLLSWPTLLIPFNELVKHYEIKVNVRLQKRARLEFGTKLGMNSPF; encoded by the exons ATGGATATCAGAGGGCTAAGCACATGTGATGCCCTTCAAAAATTGTTGGAGGAAATGCATGATGTTATTCACAACGACAAATCACAGGATGCCAGGCATAGCAA ATCACAGGTGTTGTTGTGGGAAGCAATATTATTATTGCTTTTGACTGTATTCAATTTCCTGTTTGCTTGCTGGGATACACAGTTGCGCAAAACTGAGATGCGCACCCGAACCGAATGGCTCCGCAACTTTGTGAATGAATGGAAACATAAATGCGAATGGATCCCAGAAAATTACCCGCACATCCACAGTCCGCAGTCGCCTAGTATAACGCTACAGGCAACCATTAGAGATGGTAACATTGTCAACCTTCCTTGGGCGCTCCTAGTAAAAGGAGACGTCATAGTTCTTCGTCCCGGACAGCCTGCCCCAGGACGCTGTAGAAAT ATTGCAGGCAAAAACGAGCCTAACTTCACATTGGAAGCAGACGAAATTTATACGCCTCTTACAAACTCTGACAAAGCAGGACCGTTTAACACACCGCTCTTGCGTCGACCCCTACCGTGCACCTATTGCATTCTTGAAGAAACTCCGTATGTTCAATCAATACGAATAGCCCTAAAGGAATCTTTAAATCGGCCAACTGGAGTACTTTAcaaggaaaaatttttatgtttcgCCGTTTGTCTAGAGCAATTCATTGCTCCAATTTTTCTg GTTCTTTTACTAGTCTTCAACGCGGGACGCTACTTTTATTTCTCAGAATACCTTAGTAGCGGTCATTGGACGGATATGTTCCTCATTCAGCCCTGCTTGGTTGTGCTTCCTCTCCTTCCACTTGTTCTACCCGTCGCATGGCTCATAATCAATGTCTATGGGGTCGCCCTTATCCTCGCTCTCTTCTATACAGCACGGCATTTCAAA ATAAGCAATGATCCGTTCGAGGATGCAGAGGTCACTGCTCCAACCCATCCTTCCTTCTGGGTCAAGTGTAAAGAGATGAAACCTTATTTTCTAGATACTTTGGTAGGAAGAGGCAAGTCGCCCTTCCGTACTGGAAATATCTTCCAGACGCTATCATCTGTGACA GCGCTGTGTTGTGTGGACAAGAAAGGGATTCTGTCGTGGCCTAACCCGACGGCAGAAAAAGTCTTCTTTTTGCGAAATGGATCTTGGGGACACCAACAGACTGATTTCGGTAAAGAGGGCACCACGCTCAAGCCTACCTCCACAGTCGCTGGTGCTATTTTGAAGAAAGATAAAGACAGCAACAAAAGGACTCGGAAGCGTTCGAATAAGAGGGCCTGTGCAgaac ATGCGCGGAACGGCTATGAGACGAGAGCTGAAGTTCTCGATTTGAGTCACGACTGCACCACTCCTTTCCGACTCCAGTTTGATGATCCTTCCTGGCAACAGTATATGGGCTCTTTGAAGCCTCTCGGTTTGGCCATCCTTCTCAACACTTGCAATCCTTCAACGCAAGAGAGATACGCCCAATTTTGTTCCCACCTTTCTTGTCTCAGCAAATTTCACGAAGACTTTGTTCCGGTTACTAATCGACG AGAATGGGATGAAGGGCGAGGTCATCTGAGCATGTTCGACTGTTCGCGTTCCAGTATTGCGACGAATAATCTCCTCTTAACCCACgg TTGTTTGTGCGAGCTAGCCAAACAAATCGGTTTCCAGAGTACTGCCCGCAACGTTTTTTCATTGAAAGATCAACTTTTTATCTTTCGACAT CAAGCGGATCCATCAAGCCGTAAAGACAGGCTGGCCCGCAGCTTGTCGCTTCCGAAACTAAAGTTTCCTTTCCCCAATATGGTCGGTGTTTGTGTTCAAGAATCGCACACAGGTCGCTTTCAACTACTTACGCAAGGAACAGGTGAAATTCTGTTGGATGCCTGCGTTGACTATTGGAATGGCGTGGACCTCTGCCCATTGACACTAGCCGACAG GAAAAGAATCCTTGATTTCTACAATCGCAGCAGCTTAACGGCTTATTGCACAGCCTTCTCCTATCGTCCAGTGGACACTCGCTATCAGGAAACAACTGTCTGTGGAGGACCCGAGTCGCTGTTTCAAACTTCCGGAGTCTACTTGGAATTGCCTACAGACAGCTCCCATCTTTACCATCCACAGCGTAGTCCAACGCCAGAAGGCCCTGTATCGCTTTCTCGTATTCAATCGGACAGTAATCTTTATTGCGGAACAGCGACAGGTGGCTACTTTTCAAGATCCAACGATTCGTCGATGGATGAATCGCCAAACGAGCCGAGCCCGAATTCTCCGGAAGGGGTTTTCCAACTACAGTGCAACCAAACTTTTGTTGGAATGGTCACAATGCAGTACCAAGCCAGGACTGATATG GTACAATTGATTGAACAACTAGACAAGGCGTCAGTGAGGTTTGTGCATTTCAGCAAGGAAAACGAACTGCGATCCCGAGTCTTTTCAGAGAAAATGGGATTGGAAAGTGGATGGAACTGCCACATTAGTTTGCTCAGCGAACACGATGTTGAATCGAAAGAAGATGGGGAAGAATTAACTAACCGACGTACTAACAAATCGTCAATGAGCTTGCTGAATAGAGAAGAGTACACCGCATTGAATGCTGCGACAAGGAACGTACATTGTCTAAGCATCTCCGCTCCCAGTGCAATCAACGTCGAGATGACCCAAGTCAAATTCgaagatgaaatttttcttcaCAGTCTGACGGACGATGATTCACGCTCCGATAATTCAGATACTGATTTACTCAAGGATGAAGATAGAGATag ATTGTTTCATTCTCAGAAAAGCCCAGTGTCTGTCAAAACGCCCTCGCCGCAATGTCATCATTTAGTCAATTGTTCTAATGACGGCAGTAGTCCGTCATTAGACCGCTGTCGCAGCGCGAGccgtagcagcagcagcagtagtagCAGTAGTAGTACTTGCAGTAGTagttccagcagcagcagtttaCTTAACGTCACCGGAGGTAGGATGCCATTAG GCGGTGGAAGTTGCTGGGACTTGAATTTATCTCGCTCGCAAAGTCACGTGACAGAGAGTACGGAGCAAAGCGCCCCTGTTGCCTTCGACTTAACTAACAGA GCTAAACTGCCTAGAGGTATTGAAGAAATTCGACCACACATCGAAAATGTTGACAATGTTCCCCTTCTGGTTTCCTTGTTCACAGAGTCTACTCCTACCGCTACGCGAGAAATG atCAAGATTATGCAAGAGTACGGAGAAGTTGTTTGCATCGTTGGTTCATCGGCGTCTGCCTACAACTGCGCCCTTTTCATGCAAGCTGATGCTAG TTTGGCGGTTGAACCACTCTACCCGCAGGTTTGCCAGCAAGTGCCAGTTGTCTCTCCCGTAAGCCAAACTAATGTCCTGTCTCCAGCGGAGCTTAGTCGCCGCCTAAATTCGCTTCCGTGTGCCCTATCCTTCCATCGTGATGAGCTGTCTTCATTGCTCCATCTCGTACTAGAGTCTCGTCACGTTGGCTTTTGTTTACGTAACGTCCTCCAGTTATGGGCCGCTTCCATTGCTTCCCTTTCTACCGTCCAGCTGATAGCAGCATTGTTCTTCCTTCCACCCATTTTCACAACTGGCCAAGTCCTTTGGCTTTCCTGCATCATCATTCCTCTTCTGTCCATCAGTCTAATGGGTGCTCCTACTGATCCTGACGTCATGAACATAGCCACCGGAAAGAATTCACGCAAGATTGACAAAGGG ACTTTCAAGTTTGTTCTGTGGAGCTATGGACTCAAATTTCTACCGTCAATGATCATTCTTCTTATCTTCTATGGCGCATCGTTGCTATCCCTCTGCTCTTACGTCAACTCGGATTGCCAAATGGTTTCCAAGTGTCTGTGGGTGTACCCGTCGCAAAATGGAACCGTTCTCAAAGGGCTTTGGTCGGGGTGGGGAGAACCGGCGCACGAGCACCTTTTGTACACTGTACAACACACCACCGCTTTAGCCTTTGTCATTTTTCTTG TTTTTATATCGTTGTCATTCGTTCATCGCCAGTATCATTTTTGGCAAGTCAATCCCTTCAGCAACCGATTGTGGATCGCTTGCTGTGGTGTTGT GAGTATTCTGCAAATAATCTTCTTTTCAATGGGCATCTGGTCGATTGATGCCCATTCTTTAAAGGACGGCCCATGCAATTCGTCAAGCCCAGTATCCGGTTTTCCGCTACCAGCATGGCTTCTCTTATCATGGCCCACCCTATTGATACCGTTCAACGAATTGgtcaaacattatgaaattaA GGTCAATGTCCGCCTTCAAAAGAGAGCTCGCCTAGAATTTGGAACAAAACTGGGAATGAATTCGCCATTTTGA